The region GCCTGGCGGCCGGTCATCACGCCCTTGGGCGTGGTGAGGATGTTGATGCCGAGCCCGCCGAGCACGCGCGGGATCTCGTTGCGTCCGACGTAGACGCGGCAGCCGGGGCGCGAGACGCGCGCCAGCTGCGAGATGGTGGCCTCGTTGTTCGGGCCGTACTTCAGGTAGACGCGGATGAGCTTGCGCCCTTCCTCCTCCGTGGCCTTGAAGTTCGCGATGTAGCCCTCCTCCTTGAGGATGCGGGCCATCTCGAGCTTCAGCTTCGAAGCCGGGACGTCAACCTTCTGCTGCTTGGCCTGGATCGCGTTGCGCACGCGCGCCAGGAAATCTGCGACCGGATCGGTCAGACTCATCTATTGCTCTCCTCACGTCACCCGTTCGTCCGCAGTGGCGGAAACCAGCGGTGACGAAACTAAAAAATCGGTTTCGCGTTTCGGGTCTCAAGTTTCGAGGCTGGAAACATGAAACTTGAAACCTGAAACTTCCTTACCAGGACGACTTCGAGACCCCGGGGATCTCGCCCTTGAGGGCGAGCCCGCGGAAGCACAGGCGGCACACTCCGAACTTCCGGAGGTACGCGCGCGGGCGTCCGCAGAGCTTGCAGCGGTTGTGCTGGCGGCTCTTGAACTTGGGTTTCCGAGCGTCCTTGACCATCTTTGCCGTGGTTGCCATGTTTTCCTTTGCTATGCCGCCGTCCGAAAGGGCATTCCGAGAAGCTTCAGCAGCGAGCGTGCTTCGTTGTCGTTCTTGGCCGTGGTGACGATGGTGATGTTCATGCCCATCATCTTGTCGACCTTGGCGTAATCGATCTCCGGGAAGACGAGCTGGTCCTTGAGGCCGAGGGTGTAGTTGCCGCGGCCGTCGAAGGACTTGGTGGAGACGCCGCGGAAGTCGCGGACGCGCGGCAGCGCGGTGTTCACCAGGCGGTCGAAGAACTCGTACATGCGGTCGCCGCGCAGGGTGACCATGGCGCCGATGGGCATGTTCTCGCGCACCTTGAAGGCCGCGATGGACTTCTTGGCGCGCGTGATGACCGGCTTCTGCCCGGTGATCTCGCCCAGGTCGCGGACGGCGGGGTCGAGCACCTTCGCGTTCTGCGTGGCTTCGCCCACCCCCATGTTGACGACGATCTTGTGAAGGTGCGGCACGGCCATCGGGTTCTTCATCCCGAACTCCTTCATCAGGGCCGGCGCGACTTCCTTATCGAATTTCTGCTTCAGTCTGGCTGCCATTTCCTCGGTCTACCTTCTCCCACGGTTTCCGGTTCGACGGGTTCGTGGGGTCTTCCTGGGGTGTCACTTCTTGCCTTCGAGCGTGTTGCCGCAGCGTTTGCAGACGCGCACGTGCTGGTCGCCCTTCTTCTCGTGGCCGACGCGCACCGGGCGCGTGCAGTCGGGGCACATCAGCATCACGTTGGAGAGCGAGATGGCGCTTTCCTGCTCGGCAATGCCGCCCTTGATGTTGCGCTGCGGATTGGGGCGCACGTTCTTCTTCACCACGCCGACGTGCTCGACGAGGATGCGCTTGGTGTCGGGGAAGACGCGCAGCACGCGCCCCTGCTTGCCGCGGTCCTTGCCCGAGATGACCTTCACCGTGTCGTTCCGGCGGATATCAACGGTCGTCTGCGACATCTAGAGCACCTCCGGGGCCAGGGAAACGATCTTGAGGAACTTCTTTTCGCGCAGCTCGCGGGCGACGGGCCCGAAGACGCGCGTGCCGACCGGCTCGCCGGCTTCGTTGATCAGCACCGCGGCGTTCTGGTCGAAGCGGATGTAGGTGCCGTCCTTGCGGCGATGCTCCTTGCGCGCGCGGACCAGCACGGCCTTGACCACGGTGCCTTTCTTGACGGTGCCGTCAGGCGAAGCTTCCTTGACCGCGGCGGTGAAGACGTCGCCGAGGTGCGCGGTGAGGCCGGCGCCGCCGCCGAGCGGCAAGATCATCTGCAGCTTGCGGGCGCCGGAGTTGTCGGCGACCTCGAGCATCGATCTCATCATGACTGCCATGTTCGTTTCTCCGGGGTAAAGCCCCTTGTCAACCTCGTCCTGGACGCGGCCCTCTTCAGGTCGTGCCCTGATACAAAGACCGTTACGACGCCTGCTCGGCTTCCTCAGCCAGGGCGGCGCGCTGGATGATGTTCTTCAGGCGCCAGCGCTTGAGCTTCGAGAGCGGGCGCGTCTCCTCGATCTCGACAAAATCGCCGACGTGCGCCTCGCCCTTCTCGTCGTGCGCGTAGAACTTCTTGGAGCGCTGCACGACGCGCTTGTAGAGCGGGTGCGCCTTCTGGCGGTTGGTCTCGACCACGATGGTCTTCGCCATCTTGGTGGAGACGACCTGGCCGATCTTGGTGTTGCGGTCCGACTGCGCCGGCGCCGCTGCTGCCTGTTTCTTCTCGGCCATGGCCTACTTCCTCCCCGTGGCGGTCTTCTTCTCCGCCTTCTTGGCGGGCTTCGCCTCCGCCTTCGCGGCCGGCTTCTCCGAGGCCACCGGCTTGGAGCCGTTGGCGCCGGCGAGCTCCTGCTCGCGCGCGATGGTCTTGACCCGGGCGATCTCCCGCCGGAGCCCGCGGATCTTCTTCAAGCTCTCCGTCTGTCCCATCTTCATCTGGAACTTGAGGCGGAAGAGCTGGTCGTTGAGGTCCCGCTGCTGCTGCCGGAGCTCTTCCGGCGTCAGGTTGCGGACCTTGTCTGCAGTGAGTCCTTTAGCCATAGCTTCCTCTAGTGCGCTCCGTGCCGCGAGACGACCTTGGTCTTGAGCGGCAGCTTGTGCGACGCCAGGCGGAGCGCCTCATCGGCTTCCGCGAACGTGACGCCTTCCATCTCGAACAGGATCTTGCCGGGGCGGACGACGGCGACCCAGTGGTCGGGCGCGCCCTTGCCCTTGCCCATACGGGTCTCGGCCGGCTTCTTGGTGACTGGCTTGTCGGGGAACAGGCGCAGCCAAACTTTGCCGCCGCGCTTGATGAAGCGCGTCATGGCGACACGGCTGGCCTCGATCTGGCGGTCGGTGATCCAGCCGGGCTCGAGCACCTTCAGGCCGTAATCGCCGAAGGCGAGCTCGGAGCCGCGCCACGCCTTGCCGCGCATGCGTCCGCGCTGCTGCTTGCGATACTTCACTTTCTTTGGCATCAACATAATGAGTTCTCAGTCCCGAGTTGCGAGTTGCGAGTACCCTAGAACGCTCCGGCGCCGGGGATGGGCGGCGTTGCGGCCGCTTCCTTGCCCTTCTTGGTCGCGAAGATCTCGCCCTTGTAGATCCAGCACTTCACGCCGATGACGCCGTAGGTGGTCTTGGCTTCCGAGAAGCCGTACTCGATGTCGGCGCGCAGCGTGTGCAGGGGCAGGCGACCCTGCAGGTACCACTCGGAGCGCGCGATCTCGTTGCCGTTCAAGCGGCCGGAGACGCGCACCTTGATGCCCTTGCAGCCGAAGCGCAGCGCGGAATCGACCGCCTTGCGCATGGCGCGGCGGAAGCCGACGCGCTTCTCGAGCTGGAGCGCGATGTTCTCCGACACCAGCTGGGCGTCCAGCTCGGGCTTGTGCACCTCCTGGATGTCGATGAAGACCTCGCGATTGGTGCGCTTCTGGAGCTCCTGCTTGAGCTTGTCGATCTCGGCGCCCTTGCGGCCGATGATGATGCCGGGCCGCGCGGTCTTGATGATGATGCGCAGCTTGTTGCCGGGGCGCTCGATCTCGATGGCGCTGACGCCGGCCGACTTGAGCTTGTCCTTGAGCTCGGCCTTGAGCTTCACGTCCTCGAGCAGCAGCTTGTCGTAGTCGCGCACGCTGATCCAGCGCGACTTCCACGGCTTGGTGTAGCCGAGGCGGAATCCGTAAGGATGTACCTTCTGTCCCATCGTTTTTCCTTTTACTTCTTCGCCGCGGACTTCTTCTTGCCCGCGGTCTTGCCCTTGGTCCTGGCCTGCGCCGCGGGAGCTTCCGTCTCGTCGGTGACGACGGTGGCTTTCCCGTTGGCGCCTTTTTCCGCCAGCGCGATCTCGATGTGCGCGATGCGGCGCTGGTAGCGATACGCGCGCCCCATCGGCGCCGGGCGGATGCGCTTCATGCGCGGTCCTTCGTTGGCGATCGCGCGCTTCACGTACAGGTTGTCGACGTCGACGTCCAGACCCTTCTCCTGGCTCAGGTAGTTGGCGTTCTCGATGGCCGAGCGCAGCAGCTTCTGGATGTCGGGCGCGATGCCCTTCTTGGTGAACATGAGGGTGTTCATCGCCTCTTCGACGCGGCGTCCCTTGATGAGATCGAGGACGAGGCGCGCCTTCTGCGGCGATACCCGGATGTAACGTGCTTCAGCTCTGAATTCCATATCTCGTTATCCCTTCGCCGGTGGCGCGCCGCCCGCCGGAGGCGCCGGAGTCCCCGCGGGGACCGGGGCGCCCGGCCCGCCGGGCACGCCGCCCTGCGGACGCGAGGCCGCGGCAGCCGCCGCAGCGACTTCCGCCGCCGACTTCATGGAGTGCGCCTTGAAGATGCGCGTGGGGGAGAACTCGCCGAGCTTGTGCCCCACCATGTTCTCGGTGACGTACACCGGGATGAACTTCTTGCCGTTGTGCACCGCGATGGTGTGTCCGACCATCTCGGGGGAGATGGTCGAGCGGCGCGACCAGGTGCGCACGACCTTCTTGTCGTTGCGCTGGTTCATGTCGTCGATCTTCTTCAACAGGTGCCCGTCGATGAACGGGCCCTTCTTCAGGCTGCGCGCCATTATTTGCTCCTGCGCTGGACGATGAACTTGTCCGTCCGCTTGTTGTTTCTGGTCTTGTAGCCGCGGGTGGGCTGTCCCCAGGGCGTGACGGGGTGACGGCCGCCGGAGGTCTTGCCCTCGCCGCCGCCGTGCGGGTGGTCGACCGGGTTCATGACGACGCCGCGGTTGACCGGCTTGCGACCGAGCCAGCGGGTGCGCCCGGCCTTGCCGATGGAGACGTTCTCGTGGTCGAGGTTGCCGACCTGGCCGATGGTGGCCATGCAATCGATCATGACCTTGCGGGTCTCGCCGGAAGGCAGCTTGATGAGCGCCCAGTCGCCTTCCTTGGCGACCAGCTGCGCGGAGCCGCCGGC is a window of Terriglobales bacterium DNA encoding:
- the rpsH gene encoding 30S ribosomal protein S8 produces the protein MSLTDPVADFLARVRNAIQAKQQKVDVPASKLKLEMARILKEEGYIANFKATEEEGRKLIRVYLKYGPNNEATISQLARVSRPGCRVYVGRNEIPRVLGGLGINILTTPKGVMTGRQARKEGVGGEVLCEIY
- a CDS encoding type Z 30S ribosomal protein S14: MATTAKMVKDARKPKFKSRQHNRCKLCGRPRAYLRKFGVCRLCFRGLALKGEIPGVSKSSW
- the rplE gene encoding 50S ribosomal protein L5 gives rise to the protein MAARLKQKFDKEVAPALMKEFGMKNPMAVPHLHKIVVNMGVGEATQNAKVLDPAVRDLGEITGQKPVITRAKKSIAAFKVRENMPIGAMVTLRGDRMYEFFDRLVNTALPRVRDFRGVSTKSFDGRGNYTLGLKDQLVFPEIDYAKVDKMMGMNITIVTTAKNDNEARSLLKLLGMPFRTAA
- the rplX gene encoding 50S ribosomal protein L24, coding for MSQTTVDIRRNDTVKVISGKDRGKQGRVLRVFPDTKRILVEHVGVVKKNVRPNPQRNIKGGIAEQESAISLSNVMLMCPDCTRPVRVGHEKKGDQHVRVCKRCGNTLEGKK
- the rplN gene encoding 50S ribosomal protein L14, which translates into the protein MAVMMRSMLEVADNSGARKLQMILPLGGGAGLTAHLGDVFTAAVKEASPDGTVKKGTVVKAVLVRARKEHRRKDGTYIRFDQNAAVLINEAGEPVGTRVFGPVARELREKKFLKIVSLAPEVL
- the rpsQ gene encoding 30S ribosomal protein S17; the encoded protein is MAEKKQAAAAPAQSDRNTKIGQVVSTKMAKTIVVETNRQKAHPLYKRVVQRSKKFYAHDEKGEAHVGDFVEIEETRPLSKLKRWRLKNIIQRAALAEEAEQAS
- the rpmC gene encoding 50S ribosomal protein L29, translated to MAKGLTADKVRNLTPEELRQQQRDLNDQLFRLKFQMKMGQTESLKKIRGLRREIARVKTIAREQELAGANGSKPVASEKPAAKAEAKPAKKAEKKTATGRK
- the rplP gene encoding 50S ribosomal protein L16, with protein sequence MPKKVKYRKQQRGRMRGKAWRGSELAFGDYGLKVLEPGWITDRQIEASRVAMTRFIKRGGKVWLRLFPDKPVTKKPAETRMGKGKGAPDHWVAVVRPGKILFEMEGVTFAEADEALRLASHKLPLKTKVVSRHGAH
- the rpsC gene encoding 30S ribosomal protein S3: MGQKVHPYGFRLGYTKPWKSRWISVRDYDKLLLEDVKLKAELKDKLKSAGVSAIEIERPGNKLRIIIKTARPGIIIGRKGAEIDKLKQELQKRTNREVFIDIQEVHKPELDAQLVSENIALQLEKRVGFRRAMRKAVDSALRFGCKGIKVRVSGRLNGNEIARSEWYLQGRLPLHTLRADIEYGFSEAKTTYGVIGVKCWIYKGEIFATKKGKEAAATPPIPGAGAF
- the rplV gene encoding 50S ribosomal protein L22, which produces MEFRAEARYIRVSPQKARLVLDLIKGRRVEEAMNTLMFTKKGIAPDIQKLLRSAIENANYLSQEKGLDVDVDNLYVKRAIANEGPRMKRIRPAPMGRAYRYQRRIAHIEIALAEKGANGKATVVTDETEAPAAQARTKGKTAGKKKSAAKK
- the rpsS gene encoding 30S ribosomal protein S19; translated protein: MARSLKKGPFIDGHLLKKIDDMNQRNDKKVVRTWSRRSTISPEMVGHTIAVHNGKKFIPVYVTENMVGHKLGEFSPTRIFKAHSMKSAAEVAAAAAAASRPQGGVPGGPGAPVPAGTPAPPAGGAPPAKG